One region of Rana temporaria chromosome 9, aRanTem1.1, whole genome shotgun sequence genomic DNA includes:
- the LOC120913441 gene encoding suppressor of cytokine signaling 4-like has product MSPPASDHYGEKHEDQSVYYPCSLLPVGCSFIAELWEVTRLPCYWGNLDKYQAEILLLGHPDGTFILRNSSQEGCAFAVTFRRKGCTRHARVQYREKYFSFPWGSVHSPTIDNLLKQYDDPKTCTFFEPLLTKPLNRTTALSLQELCRAAVNAAIPYNTISQLPLPGAMKQYLLDYHYKDILSGNEEDSL; this is encoded by the coding sequence ATGTCCCCTCCAGCATCTGACCATTATGGAGAGAAGCATGAAGACCAAAGTGTTTACTATCCATGTTCATTGCTTCCTGTTGGATGTTCTTTTATCGCAGAGCTTTGGGAGGTGACTAGATTGCCTTGTTACTGGGGAAATCTGGACAAGTACCAAGCGGAAATTTTGTTACTAGGGCATCCTGATGGCACGTTTATCCTCCGAAACTCATCCCAAGAAGGCTGCGCCTTTGCCGTCACTTTCCGCAGAAAAGGATGTACCCGCCACGCTCGTGTTCAGTACAGAGAAAAGTACTTCAGTTTTCCATGGGGGAGCGTCCACTCTCCTACAATTGATAACCTACTGAAGCAGTACGATGATCCTAAAACATGTACATTCTTTGAACCACTTCTAACCAAACCTCTAAATCGCACTACAGCTCTAAGCCTACAAGAACTTTGTCGGGCAGCAGTCAATGCTGCCATACCCTACAACACCATCAGTCAACTTCCACTGCCAGGAGCTATGAAACAGTACTTGCTTGACTATCACTACAAGGATATACTTTCAGGAAACGAAGAAGATTCATTATGA